Proteins encoded by one window of Bacteroidales bacterium:
- a CDS encoding Smr/MutS family protein, which yields MLNVKETENLLHFDQIKDRLKFYLSTPYGINHIEELQLIAEEKILLRRLKIVDEINQILTKGFQLPAFHGSDLSGELQKLEDLLHYWEGETFLNLIEHLIFYRDVLEWIKKHQCENFKQWLSPNKIPFHLQDIIGRHLNEKGEILDKASTQLQHIRQQKANLVSNIEKKLFEVLKYWKDRQIIEENVQPTLRKGRMVIPVPPHKKSLTRSIVIDVSATGQTLFVEPQAIYQLNNQLQMLESEERKEMIKILSELTSYVRKERSALETLILDISWIDFFFAAARMAFEQKAVLPQISHEKILSIKNARHPLLEMVLKQKGKTIVPLTLTLGENYKLLVISGPNAGGKSVVIKTVGLLQLMLQCGLLVPCDGDSQFPLFSQILVDIGDRQSIENDLSTFTSRLIRMKEIYEHSDQDTLVLIDEVATGTEPEIGAKLAEAYLEILLKKDPLIIVTTHFEHLKMWASSQQGAINATMLFDHEKLEPTYEFFIGLPGSSYGLEIASKIEFPTEIIQLARSKTNPQQDVYTDMFQQLIAWQKDLEQRKKQIEVAEQMVADLIKEYQELNRKLQERKELIIHQAEREAQRLLANAQRLIERTIREVKENALNKEKTKSIRKNFEQEKSRLFEKPPMQLVHEPLRPLEQEQLLQIEFHPGDRVRIKETQHRGEIISIEKNVAHVEMNGFIMEVSIKELEKIDEPNVRRSSVTSTSHVVAFIDTQVDVRGMRVEEALQEVDRKIDRALLNRVPFLQIIHGKGYGILKKAIRDYLRQYQDILDISFPSDANEDGFTMVHFK from the coding sequence ATGCTTAATGTAAAAGAAACGGAAAACTTGTTGCATTTTGATCAAATCAAAGATCGTCTGAAATTTTACTTAAGTACTCCATACGGAATTAACCATATTGAAGAATTGCAACTTATCGCGGAGGAAAAAATACTTCTGAGGCGACTCAAGATCGTAGACGAAATAAATCAAATTCTCACGAAAGGTTTTCAACTCCCGGCTTTTCATGGAAGTGACCTTAGTGGCGAATTGCAAAAGCTTGAAGATTTACTGCATTATTGGGAAGGTGAAACTTTTTTAAATTTAATCGAACACCTCATTTTTTATCGCGACGTCCTAGAGTGGATTAAAAAACATCAATGTGAGAATTTTAAGCAATGGCTCAGTCCGAACAAGATACCTTTTCATCTTCAGGACATTATTGGCAGGCATTTAAACGAGAAAGGAGAAATTTTAGACAAGGCAAGTACTCAACTTCAACACATTCGTCAGCAAAAAGCCAATCTCGTTTCAAACATAGAAAAAAAACTATTTGAAGTTCTCAAATATTGGAAGGACCGTCAAATCATCGAGGAGAACGTCCAACCGACTCTTCGAAAAGGCAGGATGGTGATTCCTGTTCCACCTCACAAAAAGTCTCTCACCCGAAGTATAGTCATAGATGTTTCCGCTACTGGCCAGACACTTTTTGTCGAGCCGCAGGCAATCTATCAATTGAATAATCAACTTCAGATGTTAGAAAGTGAAGAAAGAAAAGAAATGATCAAAATACTTTCCGAACTAACTTCGTACGTAAGGAAGGAAAGGAGTGCTTTAGAGACTCTTATTCTCGATATCTCATGGATCGATTTCTTTTTTGCCGCTGCACGCATGGCTTTTGAGCAAAAGGCTGTGCTTCCGCAAATTTCGCATGAAAAAATACTTTCGATCAAAAATGCTCGACATCCTCTGCTTGAAATGGTTTTAAAACAAAAAGGCAAAACTATAGTTCCTCTTACGTTGACCTTAGGTGAGAATTACAAACTTCTTGTGATCAGTGGTCCTAATGCTGGGGGAAAATCGGTCGTTATCAAAACGGTCGGACTCCTACAACTGATGCTTCAATGCGGATTGCTTGTTCCTTGTGATGGAGATAGCCAATTTCCTTTGTTCAGTCAAATACTTGTCGATATAGGTGATCGCCAATCCATTGAAAACGATCTTAGTACGTTTACGTCACGTTTGATTAGAATGAAGGAAATTTATGAGCATTCCGATCAGGACACTCTCGTTCTTATTGATGAGGTAGCTACGGGAACCGAGCCAGAAATTGGAGCTAAGCTGGCTGAAGCATACCTGGAAATCTTACTTAAAAAAGATCCACTTATCATAGTAACAACTCATTTCGAACATCTTAAAATGTGGGCATCAAGCCAGCAAGGTGCTATCAATGCGACCATGCTTTTCGATCATGAAAAACTGGAGCCTACTTATGAGTTTTTTATTGGGCTTCCCGGCTCATCTTATGGTCTCGAAATTGCATCAAAAATTGAGTTTCCCACCGAAATAATTCAGTTAGCTAGAAGTAAAACGAATCCTCAGCAAGATGTTTACACCGACATGTTTCAGCAGCTTATTGCATGGCAAAAAGATCTTGAACAACGAAAAAAACAAATAGAAGTAGCTGAACAAATGGTCGCCGATTTAATCAAAGAGTATCAGGAATTGAACAGAAAGTTGCAAGAAAGAAAAGAGCTGATTATCCATCAAGCCGAACGTGAAGCTCAGCGCTTATTGGCCAATGCTCAAAGGCTAATAGAAAGGACCATTCGAGAAGTTAAAGAAAATGCCCTCAACAAAGAGAAAACAAAATCTATTCGAAAAAATTTTGAGCAGGAAAAGTCTCGATTGTTTGAAAAACCTCCCATGCAGCTCGTTCACGAACCACTACGACCTCTTGAGCAAGAACAACTCCTTCAAATAGAATTCCATCCAGGTGATCGTGTCAGAATCAAAGAAACCCAACACAGAGGTGAAATCATTTCCATTGAAAAGAACGTCGCTCATGTCGAAATGAACGGTTTTATCATGGAAGTTTCCATCAAAGAACTTGAAAAGATCGACGAACCCAACGTTAGAAGATCGTCGGTAACATCTACTTCTCATGTCGTTGCATTTATCGATACACAGGTCGATGTAAGAGGCATGCGTGTTGAAGAAGCTCTCCAGGAAGTTGACCGAAAAATTGATAGGGCTCTTCTTAACCGTGTCCCATTTCTTCAAATTATACATGGAAAAGGTTACGGTATTTTGAAAAAAGCCATCCGCGATTATCTCCGACAATATCAGGACATCCTAGATATTTCTTTTCCTTCCGATGCAAACGAGGATGGTTTTACGATGGTACATTTTAAGTAA
- a CDS encoding glycosyltransferase family 2 protein: MMEVLWWLLLGLILIPYLLYPSFMKWVYRKKYLIAKREESNNMPFVSLVMSVYNEENVLDEKLRSIFASDYPADKMEVLIGSDGSTDRTTEILTSWAKRDPHLRVFLFKERRGKISVINDLVRQAHGQIIISSDAKAMLFPDTISHLVRWFSDPSIGIVGGVLLNPIQVNAGIVRQEQFYMDNEMKLKYYEGLAGGYVMGVYGALFAIRKELFPEVPPYLMVDDFYITLRVIERGFRVIIDPEAKANQKLPLHLKEEFRRKDRIATGNFQNLRIFWRWILTPWKKASLFFICHKVLRWLVPFFLVAWFILTLLLSHQLFYRFFLAVFIFIIIIPILDWILNKFGIYVYVLRLITHFLTMNLALVTGCFRWMFERIDKAIWEPSKR, encoded by the coding sequence ATGATGGAAGTTTTGTGGTGGTTGCTTCTTGGCCTCATTTTGATACCTTATTTACTCTATCCATCTTTCATGAAATGGGTTTACAGAAAAAAGTATTTGATTGCTAAAAGAGAAGAATCGAACAACATGCCTTTTGTATCTCTCGTGATGTCTGTGTATAATGAGGAAAATGTGTTGGATGAGAAACTAAGATCGATTTTTGCATCTGATTATCCAGCAGATAAAATGGAAGTTTTGATTGGTTCGGATGGATCAACCGATAGAACTACGGAAATATTAACATCGTGGGCAAAGCGTGATCCTCATTTACGTGTTTTTCTTTTTAAAGAAAGACGAGGTAAAATCTCGGTGATCAACGATCTCGTTCGTCAGGCTCATGGTCAGATCATTATATCGTCCGATGCTAAAGCGATGCTATTTCCAGATACTATCTCGCATCTTGTAAGGTGGTTTTCAGATCCTTCCATTGGCATAGTAGGTGGTGTATTGCTCAATCCCATTCAGGTCAATGCAGGCATCGTTCGACAGGAACAATTTTACATGGACAATGAAATGAAACTCAAATATTACGAAGGCCTGGCAGGTGGATATGTCATGGGAGTTTACGGAGCTTTATTTGCAATTCGCAAAGAACTTTTTCCTGAAGTTCCTCCTTACCTAATGGTGGATGATTTTTATATCACGTTGCGAGTTATAGAGAGAGGATTTCGAGTAATCATCGATCCTGAAGCTAAAGCAAATCAGAAACTACCTCTGCATTTGAAAGAAGAATTTAGGCGTAAGGATAGAATTGCAACAGGCAATTTTCAAAACTTGCGAATCTTCTGGCGGTGGATTTTAACTCCTTGGAAGAAAGCTTCACTGTTTTTTATTTGCCATAAAGTACTGCGTTGGCTAGTTCCTTTCTTTTTGGTGGCATGGTTTATTCTCACGCTTTTGCTTTCTCATCAGTTATTTTACAGGTTCTTTCTTGCTGTCTTTATTTTTATCATAATAATTCCAATTTTAGATTGGATACTCAACAAATTTGGTATTTATGTATATGTCTTGAGGCTAATAACTCATTTTTTGACCATGAACCTGGCTTTAGTAACCGGTTGTTTTCGTTGGATGTTCGAAAGAATAGATAAAGCTATATGGGAGCCATCTAAAAGATGA
- a CDS encoding glycosyltransferase family 4 protein: MNILMLTTKVPYPPKDGGARATLDLALGLSKQGHVVDFLCMNTPKHHVRMEEFPAEILSTFQWFLVNVDTSIRVWPLMRNYFFSSLPYSVERFTHPVFAKKLEDLLRSKKYDIIQIEGLYGIAYVGVIRKACSSKIVFRPHNIEHLIWRRLALQEKNVFKKIYFKRFAHRLEEYEKKVINQYDLLIPISEEDAHFFRKAGNNKPMQVVPYGIDVESILIKTDIKKDIFFLGALDWIPNLEGLRWFADKVFPLIKEKLPGCEFWVAGRNPREGLKDELMKWGIRCVGEIENASVFMQEHGVMVVPLFAGSGIRVKIIEAMAHGKAVVATPIAAEGIPVENEKHILISQDPQQMADYIVRLLSDDELHKQIQIQARSFIKSNFSIHALVQDLEKAYSQILTK, encoded by the coding sequence ATGAACATTTTGATGTTAACGACCAAGGTTCCTTACCCACCCAAAGATGGTGGTGCTAGAGCAACTTTGGATCTTGCTCTAGGTCTCTCAAAACAAGGTCACGTCGTCGACTTTTTATGTATGAATACCCCTAAACATCATGTTCGAATGGAGGAATTTCCCGCTGAAATCTTAAGTACTTTTCAATGGTTTTTGGTGAATGTTGATACTTCTATTCGTGTATGGCCTCTTATGAGAAATTATTTTTTTTCATCTTTACCTTATTCTGTCGAAAGATTTACTCATCCGGTTTTTGCTAAAAAACTTGAAGATCTGCTTCGGAGTAAAAAATATGATATTATTCAAATAGAAGGACTGTACGGTATTGCATACGTGGGGGTCATTCGGAAAGCGTGTTCGTCGAAAATCGTTTTCCGCCCTCATAACATCGAACATCTTATTTGGAGAAGGCTAGCTTTGCAGGAAAAAAATGTGTTTAAAAAAATATATTTCAAACGTTTTGCTCATCGTCTAGAAGAGTATGAAAAAAAGGTGATTAATCAATATGATTTGCTTATTCCTATTTCAGAAGAAGATGCGCATTTTTTTAGAAAAGCAGGTAACAACAAGCCTATGCAAGTAGTTCCTTATGGTATTGATGTTGAATCTATTCTTATTAAAACCGACATAAAGAAAGATATATTCTTTTTAGGAGCTTTGGATTGGATACCCAATTTGGAAGGATTGAGGTGGTTTGCAGATAAGGTTTTTCCTTTGATCAAAGAGAAATTACCCGGGTGTGAGTTTTGGGTTGCTGGTAGAAATCCTCGAGAAGGTCTAAAAGATGAATTAATGAAGTGGGGTATTCGTTGTGTAGGAGAAATTGAAAATGCGAGTGTTTTTATGCAAGAGCATGGTGTGATGGTGGTTCCTCTCTTTGCTGGTAGTGGAATTCGTGTGAAGATTATCGAAGCCATGGCTCATGGAAAGGCCGTTGTTGCTACACCTATTGCTGCAGAAGGCATACCTGTCGAAAATGAAAAACATATTCTCATTAGCCAGGATCCGCAACAAATGGCCGATTATATCGTACGTTTATTGTCTGACGATGAATTACACAAGCAAATTCAAATTCAGGCTCGTTCCTTCATCAAGTCAAATTTTTCGATTCATGCTCTTGTTCAAGATTTGGAAAAAGCCTATAGCCAAATACTAACGAAATGA
- a CDS encoding peptidylprolyl isomerase, whose translation MVFFVFCFSQNDIPDVIIQTSYGEIKIKLYDKTPKHRENFLKLAREGYYNGTLFHRVIPGFMIQGGDPESKNAPEGKRLGNGGPGYTIPFEYVPEFFHKRGAVAAARLPDDINPERESSGSQFYIVQGRTFTDEELNKIEKKIGRTIPPNQREVYKTIGGAPHLDGSYTVFGEVIAGMDVVDKIAQLPRDKYDRPLTNVPMKVIAIEKK comes from the coding sequence ATGGTTTTCTTCGTTTTTTGCTTTTCCCAAAACGATATACCCGATGTAATTATTCAAACTTCATACGGAGAAATCAAAATTAAATTATACGACAAAACACCCAAGCATCGAGAAAATTTTCTAAAACTAGCTCGCGAAGGTTATTACAATGGAACATTGTTCCATAGAGTCATTCCTGGTTTTATGATTCAAGGCGGAGATCCCGAAAGCAAAAATGCCCCAGAAGGAAAGAGACTTGGGAATGGTGGTCCGGGCTACACTATTCCATTTGAATATGTTCCGGAGTTTTTTCATAAACGTGGTGCTGTGGCAGCTGCTCGCCTCCCCGACGACATCAATCCAGAGCGAGAAAGTAGTGGATCTCAATTCTATATCGTGCAAGGAAGAACTTTTACCGACGAAGAACTCAATAAAATTGAAAAGAAAATAGGTCGTACTATCCCTCCCAATCAACGTGAAGTCTATAAAACCATCGGAGGTGCTCCACACTTGGACGGTTCCTATACTGTATTTGGCGAAGTCATTGCTGGAATGGATGTAGTCGACAAAATTGCCCAATTACCTCGAGATAAATACGATCGACCCTTAACCAACGTTCCGATGAAAGTCATCGCTATCGAAAAAAAATAA
- the pheS gene encoding phenylalanine--tRNA ligase subunit alpha: MDIETGTLLKKIESFVPSNEQDLEQFKSEYLGKKGIVQQLLDSIKTLPPEQKKEVGKIANQLKEAVLTKYQTYKEKFKYEKQIHKPDDLTRPTAPLMGGYHPITLVMFKIIDVFRQMGFAVAEGPEVEDDWHNFSALNFPPDHPAREMQDTFFINQSKGILLRTHTSSVQIRVMEATRPPLRYIFPGRVYRNEAISARSHCFFHQIEGLYVDHQVSFADLKATLLHFARSIFSPETQIRFRPSFFPFTEPSAEMDISCNLCQGSGCSFCKYTGWVEILGCGMVDPEVLKNCNISPDEFTGFAFGLGVERITNLLFGVNDIRLFSQNDMRFLQNFISGKLVF, encoded by the coding sequence ATGGACATCGAAACTGGTACATTACTAAAAAAAATTGAATCTTTTGTTCCTTCGAACGAACAAGATCTCGAACAATTTAAGAGCGAATATTTGGGCAAGAAAGGCATTGTCCAGCAGTTACTCGATAGCATCAAAACCCTCCCTCCAGAACAAAAGAAAGAAGTTGGAAAGATAGCCAATCAACTCAAAGAGGCTGTTTTAACGAAATACCAAACATATAAAGAAAAATTTAAATACGAAAAGCAAATCCATAAGCCAGACGATCTAACTAGACCTACAGCCCCATTGATGGGTGGTTATCACCCCATCACTTTAGTGATGTTTAAAATCATTGACGTTTTTCGTCAAATGGGTTTTGCCGTTGCAGAAGGACCAGAAGTCGAAGATGATTGGCATAACTTTTCAGCACTGAATTTTCCACCAGATCACCCTGCGCGTGAAATGCAAGACACGTTTTTCATAAACCAATCCAAAGGGATTTTGCTTCGCACACATACAAGTTCAGTTCAAATTCGAGTCATGGAGGCAACCCGGCCCCCATTGCGATATATATTCCCAGGCAGAGTCTATCGTAACGAAGCCATATCTGCTCGTTCTCACTGCTTTTTTCACCAAATAGAAGGTTTGTATGTAGATCATCAAGTATCTTTTGCTGATTTAAAAGCAACTTTACTTCATTTTGCTCGTAGCATTTTCTCCCCCGAGACTCAGATACGTTTTCGTCCTTCCTTTTTTCCTTTCACTGAACCATCGGCCGAAATGGATATATCTTGTAACCTTTGTCAAGGTTCTGGATGTTCGTTTTGCAAATACACAGGCTGGGTAGAAATTTTAGGTTGTGGGATGGTGGATCCCGAAGTTTTAAAAAATTGCAATATTTCTCCCGACGAGTTCACAGGCTTTGCTTTCGGACTTGGTGTCGAACGAATCACCAACCTGCTTTTCGGTGTCAACGATATTAGACTCTTTTCTCAAAATGACATGAGGTTTCTGCAAAACTTCATTTCCGGAAAACTTGTCTTTTAA
- a CDS encoding polysaccharide biosynthesis C-terminal domain-containing protein yields the protein MQKKFLLNLFFLLFVNLLIKPFWIFGIDRVVQNMVGSEEYGFYFAILSFSLLFNFLLDIGLTNYNNRKVAYDFQFNEDYARDVFWLKFLLSLFYVVLVFVLAFSIGYTWKQMGLLFWVALNQILASFITFFRSFISGMQRFVVDSIFSVLDKALVILFMGLLLWTNWIPLEVSVYTFVYVQTFSLLLVFLAGFYFTYGHISISFHKISFARIKSYIKEGLPFALLALWMNLYTRIDAVMLERLLPGGEYSAGVYAMVFRILDAFNMFAALFGVILLPLLSRMIASHQDVREVLKSSTFILVSFAAFIWILSALWPSQAIDWLYHHDVSLASSLLPILMGDFFFVALIYIFGTYLTAAGRLYWLNIVTFAALVLNVLLNMWLIPHFDVLGAALASLSTQAFSALMMVWLSGKYARTYSFFKWIGIIVVFFGVMGLIGKELLLWGLNEIFVGISISVLSLAFEAAFFMYHLKAGRLLWSFIKERKI from the coding sequence ATGCAGAAAAAGTTTTTGCTTAACTTATTTTTTCTTTTGTTTGTCAATTTACTCATCAAGCCATTTTGGATTTTTGGGATTGATCGGGTAGTACAAAATATGGTTGGTTCAGAAGAGTATGGATTTTATTTTGCAATTTTAAGCTTTTCCTTGTTATTTAATTTTTTGTTGGATATTGGCTTGACGAATTATAACAATAGAAAAGTTGCTTATGATTTTCAATTCAATGAAGATTATGCACGTGATGTTTTTTGGCTTAAATTCTTACTTTCGCTTTTCTACGTAGTTCTAGTTTTTGTTTTAGCTTTTTCAATTGGATACACGTGGAAACAAATGGGCCTTTTATTCTGGGTAGCTTTAAATCAGATATTAGCATCCTTCATTACTTTTTTTCGTTCTTTCATCTCTGGCATGCAAAGATTTGTCGTGGATAGTATTTTTTCCGTTCTCGATAAAGCACTTGTTATTTTGTTCATGGGTTTATTGTTATGGACCAACTGGATTCCCTTGGAGGTTTCCGTTTACACTTTTGTATATGTTCAAACTTTTTCGTTGCTTTTGGTTTTTCTAGCAGGTTTTTATTTTACTTACGGTCACATATCTATTAGCTTTCATAAAATTTCGTTCGCAAGAATCAAAAGCTACATTAAGGAGGGTTTGCCATTTGCTTTGCTTGCTTTGTGGATGAATCTTTACACGCGTATCGATGCTGTGATGTTAGAGCGTTTACTTCCTGGAGGTGAGTATTCGGCGGGTGTATATGCTATGGTGTTCCGAATATTGGATGCTTTCAATATGTTTGCTGCTTTGTTTGGTGTCATTTTGCTACCTTTGCTTTCGAGAATGATTGCCTCCCACCAAGATGTACGTGAAGTTTTAAAAAGCAGCACGTTTATATTGGTGTCGTTTGCGGCGTTTATATGGATCTTGTCCGCTCTTTGGCCATCCCAGGCTATTGATTGGCTGTATCATCATGATGTGTCATTAGCTAGTTCTTTGTTGCCTATCCTTATGGGCGATTTCTTTTTCGTGGCTTTAATTTATATTTTTGGTACATACCTCACGGCTGCTGGTCGCCTGTATTGGCTGAATATAGTGACATTTGCGGCGCTTGTTCTCAATGTTTTATTGAACATGTGGTTAATTCCACATTTTGATGTGTTGGGAGCTGCGTTGGCCAGTTTGTCTACGCAGGCATTTTCTGCTTTGATGATGGTTTGGCTCTCTGGAAAATATGCTCGAACTTATTCTTTTTTCAAGTGGATTGGAATTATTGTTGTTTTTTTTGGCGTCATGGGACTTATTGGAAAAGAATTGCTTCTATGGGGGTTAAATGAAATATTTGTTGGAATTAGCATTTCAGTTCTTAGTCTTGCTTTTGAAGCTGCATTCTTTATGTATCACTTGAAGGCTGGTAGATTACTTTGGTCCTTTATAAAAGAACGCAAGATTTAA
- a CDS encoding glycosyltransferase family 4 protein, translating to MKNDHFKIAINCRHWLPGKMEGFGRYVSEIAPRLAVTMPEVKFYWLFDRKPSSSIPDFSNVQKIILPPPARTIELIRCWNDLSVRLFLKKKSISLFFSPDNHLSLTTQVPQVVTIHDINFMVFPHALPPLATRFYQKRTPSYLRKSTHILTVSEFSKKEILRFFPFVAEEKISVVYNGISSVFKPLTPKQQQETRNKYTSGQPYFFVLGSLHQRKNIQNTIEAFQMFKQKINSPWYLVITGRPLWKNVNLNIANDIRADIIFTGYVSDEEVARLMGAAHALVFCSLYEGFGLPLAEAFACHIPAITSSNSALAEIGSRGALLVNPNSPSDIAHAMVEIATNTSLYQKLIEETMMQKQFFNWDKTVERISQIFLKILNQTI from the coding sequence ATGAAAAACGACCATTTTAAAATTGCCATCAATTGCCGACACTGGCTTCCAGGAAAAATGGAAGGGTTCGGACGCTATGTAAGTGAAATTGCTCCACGCCTTGCTGTCACTATGCCTGAGGTGAAATTTTACTGGCTTTTTGATCGTAAACCTTCATCGTCAATTCCAGATTTTTCGAATGTGCAGAAAATTATTTTGCCACCACCTGCACGCACCATTGAACTTATTCGATGTTGGAACGATCTTTCGGTGAGATTATTTTTAAAAAAAAAGTCCATTTCCCTTTTTTTTTCTCCCGATAACCATTTATCCCTGACTACTCAAGTGCCTCAAGTAGTTACGATACATGATATCAATTTTATGGTTTTTCCACACGCTTTACCTCCATTGGCAACTCGCTTCTACCAAAAAAGAACACCATCTTATCTTCGAAAATCAACACACATCTTGACCGTCTCTGAATTTAGCAAAAAAGAAATTTTACGCTTTTTCCCTTTTGTTGCAGAGGAAAAAATAAGTGTAGTGTACAATGGAATTTCCTCAGTTTTTAAGCCTCTTACACCCAAACAACAACAAGAAACAAGAAACAAATATACTTCTGGACAACCATACTTCTTCGTTCTAGGCTCTTTACATCAAAGAAAAAATATTCAAAACACAATAGAGGCTTTTCAAATGTTCAAACAGAAAATAAATTCTCCATGGTACCTTGTCATAACAGGCCGACCACTTTGGAAGAATGTGAACTTGAATATTGCCAACGACATTCGAGCAGACATCATTTTTACAGGTTATGTTAGCGATGAAGAAGTAGCACGTTTAATGGGTGCAGCTCATGCCTTGGTTTTTTGTTCGTTATACGAAGGATTTGGCTTGCCTTTGGCAGAAGCTTTTGCTTGTCATATTCCAGCTATCACTTCAAGCAATTCTGCCCTTGCTGAAATAGGTTCCCGTGGAGCTTTGCTTGTTAATCCCAATTCCCCAAGCGACATTGCCCATGCGATGGTAGAAATAGCAACCAATACGTCACTTTACCAGAAGCTCATTGAAGAAACTATGATGCAAAAACAATTTTTCAATTGGGACAAAACAGTTGAACGTATTAGCCAAATTTTTTTAAAAATTTTAAATCAAACAATATGA
- a CDS encoding bifunctional methionine sulfoxide reductase B/A protein has product MTYNPLHKFEQEVILHKATEKPFSSSLLKIKEPGTFLCKQCNQPLFYTRWKFDSGTGWPSFDDVLKEAVILQQESDGRTEVQCSRCHAHLGHLFVGEGFTSKMNRYCINGIALRFIPKEINYVPERAIFAAGCFWGVEYFFRKAPGVISAISGYTGGQLDFPTYEDVKTGKTGHFESVEVFFNPNETTFENLIQLFFEIHDFSQEDGQGPDIGEQYRSAIFYLSNAQKSIAENYVNILKEKGYHVATQLIPASVFWEAENYHQNYYYKIASTPYCHFRRKIFG; this is encoded by the coding sequence ATGACATACAATCCCCTTCACAAGTTCGAGCAAGAGGTAATATTACACAAAGCTACAGAAAAGCCCTTTAGTAGCTCGTTATTAAAAATAAAAGAGCCAGGGACATTTTTGTGCAAACAATGCAATCAGCCTCTTTTTTACACTCGCTGGAAATTTGATTCCGGAACCGGATGGCCTTCGTTCGACGATGTTTTGAAGGAAGCTGTTATTTTGCAACAGGAATCCGACGGTAGAACCGAGGTTCAATGTTCACGCTGCCATGCCCATCTCGGCCATCTTTTTGTAGGCGAAGGCTTTACTTCTAAAATGAATCGTTATTGTATCAATGGGATAGCCCTGCGTTTTATACCAAAAGAGATCAACTACGTACCAGAAAGAGCTATTTTTGCAGCTGGTTGTTTTTGGGGAGTAGAATATTTCTTTCGAAAAGCACCAGGTGTGATTTCAGCCATTTCAGGATATACGGGAGGTCAATTGGACTTTCCTACTTACGAAGATGTTAAGACTGGTAAAACAGGTCATTTCGAGTCCGTCGAAGTATTTTTCAATCCCAATGAAACAACTTTTGAAAACTTGATCCAACTATTTTTCGAAATTCATGATTTTTCACAAGAAGACGGACAAGGTCCAGACATTGGCGAACAATACCGATCTGCCATTTTCTATTTATCTAATGCTCAAAAAAGCATTGCCGAAAATTACGTTAACATTCTCAAAGAAAAGGGTTACCATGTTGCCACGCAGCTAATTCCTGCCTCTGTTTTTTGGGAAGCTGAAAATTACCATCAAAACTATTATTATAAAATTGCTTCTACTCCTTATTGCCACTTTAGAAGAAAAATTTTCGGCTGA
- a CDS encoding glycosyltransferase family 2 protein has translation MNKPLVSIVIVNYNAGTYLQACIKSLKTYGIQQMEIILVDNHSCDGSLIMVEKNYPDLIVIRNDKNLGFPAANNQGFSIAKGKYIFMLNPDAEVTPNAISNMLEFMEQNPLVGLLAPRTINQQQIPVQNIWHQPTLWSTLLNLWHIGFLLPRHNYQINNQQTIFEIEAASGAAMFFRKSLLEQVQGLDETLFWIEDIDFCKRILQAGFQIVYFPFATVIHHVSVTARKNYRVSISNQIFSKVKFFKKHHSSLAVAFVYTQCWLHVLAKIGWFSFLAPFSSIARKKLDAYIYTLSRLHRIPQKFESLE, from the coding sequence ATGAATAAACCTCTTGTAAGTATTGTTATTGTTAACTATAACGCAGGCACATATTTACAGGCATGTATAAAAAGCCTAAAAACTTATGGAATACAGCAAATGGAGATCATTTTGGTTGATAATCATTCTTGCGATGGTAGTCTTATAATGGTCGAGAAAAATTACCCTGATCTCATCGTAATCCGTAACGATAAAAACCTTGGGTTTCCAGCAGCTAACAATCAGGGGTTCTCTATTGCCAAAGGGAAGTATATTTTTATGCTTAATCCCGACGCAGAAGTAACTCCCAATGCGATTTCCAATATGCTTGAATTCATGGAGCAGAATCCTCTCGTAGGTCTTCTTGCCCCCAGAACGATAAATCAACAACAGATTCCAGTACAAAACATTTGGCATCAACCAACCTTATGGTCAACGTTGCTCAATCTATGGCATATTGGCTTTCTACTTCCCCGTCATAACTATCAGATTAACAATCAGCAAACTATCTTTGAAATTGAAGCCGCATCTGGAGCAGCCATGTTTTTTCGAAAATCATTGCTCGAACAAGTTCAGGGTCTGGATGAAACACTTTTTTGGATTGAAGATATAGATTTTTGCAAAAGAATTCTTCAGGCAGGATTTCAAATCGTTTATTTTCCATTCGCCACTGTTATTCATCATGTCTCCGTGACAGCTCGAAAAAATTATCGTGTTTCCATTTCAAATCAAATATTTAGCAAAGTCAAGTTTTTCAAGAAACATCATTCTTCCTTAGCAGTAGCTTTTGTATATACTCAATGTTGGCTTCATGTTTTAGCTAAAATAGGTTGGTTTTCTTTTCTAGCACCATTTAGCTCTATTGCCCGAAAGAAACTGGATGCATACATCTACACCCTTTCTCGTTTGCACCGCATTCCTCAAAAATTTGAATCCTTAGAATAA